A portion of the Platichthys flesus chromosome 7, fPlaFle2.1, whole genome shotgun sequence genome contains these proteins:
- the nadka gene encoding NAD kinase isoform X2 — protein sequence MCALMKFNQLQDLSANHSDNKVWKWHIQDPASQRLTWNKPPKSVLVIKKIRDASLLQPFKELCIFLTEVKDMIVYVENKVLDDPAISGDENFGAITKKFCTFSEDLDDISNRVDFIICLGGDGTLLYASSLFQESVPPVMAFHLGSLGFLTPFNFDSYQSQVTQIIEGNAALVLRSRLKVKVLKENWEKKARVDEKGIILTNGDIESSRKAIQYQVLNEVVVDRGPSSYLSNVDLFLDGHLITTVQADGVIVSTPTGSTAYAVAAGASMIHPNVPAIMITPICPHSLSFRPIVVPAGVELKIMLSREARNTAWVSFDGRKRQEICHGDSITITTSCFPVPSICFRDPVNDWFESLAQCLHWNVRKKQNYLSSEDEEF from the exons GCACATTCAGGACCCCGCCAGCCAGAGACTTACATGGAACAAGCCACCAAAAAGTGTCCTCGTCATCAAGAAGATCCGAGATGCCAGTCTGCTTCAGCCTTTCAAAGAGCTCTGCATATTCCTCACAGAG GTGAAAGACATGATTGTTTACGTAGAAAACAAAGTTCTGGATGACCCGGCCATTTCAGGAGATGAAAACTTTGGGGCCATTACCAAGAAATTCTGCACTTTTAGTGAGG ATCTTGACGACATCTCAAACCGTGTAGACTTCATCATCTGTCTTGGTGGAGATGGAACGTTGCTGTATGCATCTTCACTTTTCCAG GAGAGTGTTCCACCAGTTATGGCCTTCCACCTGGGCTCCCTAGGCTTCCTGACACCTTTTAATTTCGACAGCTACCAGTCTCAGGTCACCCAAATAATTGAAG GTAACGCTGCCCTTGTCCTGCGAAGTCGCTTGAAAGTGAAGGTGCTTAAAGAGAACTGGGAGAAGAAGGCCAGAGTGGACGAAAAGGGCATCATTCTGACCAATGGGGATATTGAAAGTAGCCGCAAAGCCATTCAGTATCAG gtacTAAACGAGGTGGTGGTGGACAGAGGACCTTCCTCCTATCTCTCCAATGTCGACCTCTTCTTGGACGGACACCTCATTACCACAGTGCAGGCAGATG gtgtgaTAGTATCTACACCTACAGGAAGTACAGCGTATGCTGTGGCAGCTGGAGCCTCCATGATCCATCCCAATGTCCCGGCCATCATGATCACCCCCATCTGCCCCCACTCGCTCTCCTTCAGACCCATCGTGGTGCCGGCAGGGGTGGAACTCAAG ATCATGTTGTCTCGTGAGGCCAGAAACACAGCCTGGGTGTCATTTGATGGAAGGAAGAGACAAGAGATCTGCCATGGAGACAG TATTACCATCACCACTTCCTGCTTCCCTGTTCCTTCCATCTGTTTCCGGGACCCGGTCAACGACTGGTTTGAGAGCCTGGCACAGTGTTTACACTGGAACGTGAGGAAGAAACAGAACTACCTCAGCTCGGAGGACGAGGAGTTCTGA